The following proteins are encoded in a genomic region of Streptomyces collinus Tu 365:
- a CDS encoding DUF4031 domain-containing protein, whose translation MTVYVDPPAWPGHGRLWSHLVSDASYDELHAFAAGLGVPRRAFERDHYDLPSHRYADAVAAGAVEVSSREVVRLLRASGLRRPKGLVQRRSS comes from the coding sequence GTGACGGTGTACGTCGACCCGCCGGCCTGGCCGGGCCACGGGCGCCTGTGGTCGCACCTCGTGAGCGACGCGTCGTACGACGAGCTGCACGCGTTCGCCGCCGGTCTCGGCGTGCCCCGGCGGGCGTTCGAGCGCGACCACTACGACCTCCCCTCGCACCGGTACGCGGACGCGGTGGCCGCCGGGGCGGTGGAGGTCAGCAGCCGCGAGGTGGTGCGGCTGCTGCGGGCGTCGGGGCTGCGCCGGCCCAAGGGCCTCGTTCAGCGGCGCAGTTCGTAG
- a CDS encoding MurR/RpiR family transcriptional regulator has product MTNDVKEIFGGPGGSLAAKVRTLAPSMTRSMQRVAEAVANDPAGCAALTVTGLAELTGTSEATVVRTARLLGYPGYRDLRLALAGLAAQQQSGRAPAITTDIAVDDPLADVVAKLAYEEQQTLADTAASLDTGQLGAAVAALAGARRTDVYGIGASGLVAQDLTQKLLRIGLIAHAHSDPHLAVTNAVQLRTGDVAIAITHSGSTGDVIEPLRVAFEHGATTVAITGRPESPVTQYADHVLTTSTSRESELRPAAMSSRTSQLLVVDCLFVGVAQRTYESAAPALAASYEALAHRHRTRPR; this is encoded by the coding sequence GTGACCAACGACGTGAAGGAAATTTTCGGCGGTCCGGGTGGCTCGCTCGCCGCCAAGGTGCGCACCCTCGCCCCTTCCATGACCCGCTCGATGCAGCGGGTCGCCGAGGCGGTCGCGAACGACCCGGCCGGCTGCGCCGCCCTCACGGTCACCGGTCTGGCCGAACTCACCGGGACCAGCGAGGCGACGGTGGTGCGGACCGCCCGCCTGCTGGGCTATCCCGGCTACCGCGACCTGCGCCTCGCCCTCGCCGGCCTCGCCGCGCAGCAGCAGTCGGGCCGGGCCCCGGCCATCACGACCGACATCGCGGTGGACGACCCGCTGGCCGACGTCGTCGCCAAGCTCGCCTACGAGGAGCAGCAGACGCTCGCCGACACGGCCGCCTCACTGGACACCGGCCAGCTCGGCGCGGCCGTCGCCGCGCTCGCCGGCGCCCGCCGCACCGACGTGTACGGCATCGGGGCCTCGGGTCTCGTCGCCCAGGACCTGACGCAGAAGCTGCTGCGCATAGGGCTCATAGCCCACGCGCACAGCGATCCGCATCTCGCCGTGACCAACGCGGTGCAGCTGCGCACGGGCGACGTGGCGATCGCCATCACCCACTCCGGCTCGACGGGGGACGTCATAGAGCCGCTGCGGGTCGCCTTCGAGCACGGGGCGACGACGGTGGCCATCACCGGCCGCCCGGAGTCGCCGGTCACCCAGTACGCCGACCACGTCCTGACCACCTCCACCTCCCGGGAGAGCGAGCTGCGGCCCGCCGCCATGTCCTCCCGGACCAGCCAACTGCTGGTGGTGGACTGCCTGTTCGTCGGAGTCGCGCAGCGGACCTACGAGAGCGCGGCGCCCGCGCTGGCCGCCTCCTACGAGGCGCTGGCCCACCGGCACCGCACCCGGCCCAGGTGA
- the murQ gene encoding N-acetylmuramic acid 6-phosphate etherase, with product MTSHDLRSELESLTTEAFRPDLAEIDRLSTLDIARLMNGEDAGVPAAVAARLPQIAAAIDAVAARMSRGGRLVYAGAGTAGRLGVLDASECPPTFNTDPAQVVGLIAGGPQAMVTSVEGAEDSRELARRDLAALGLGPDDTVVGISASGRTPYAIGAVEHARALGALTVGLACNEHSALAAAAEHGIEVVVGPELITGSTRLKAGTAQKLVLNMLSTITMVRLGKTYGNLMVDVRASNDKLRARSRRIVALATGAPEEEIEKALTESGGEVKNAILALLTGVDGPTAARLLEDSGGHLRAALAAAAT from the coding sequence ATGACCTCCCATGACCTGCGCAGTGAGCTGGAGTCCCTCACCACCGAGGCGTTCCGGCCCGACCTCGCCGAGATCGATCGGCTGTCCACCCTCGACATCGCGCGCCTGATGAACGGTGAGGACGCGGGCGTGCCCGCCGCCGTCGCCGCCCGGCTGCCGCAGATCGCCGCCGCCATCGACGCCGTGGCCGCCCGCATGTCCCGCGGCGGCCGCCTGGTCTACGCCGGCGCCGGCACCGCCGGACGCCTCGGGGTGCTCGACGCCTCCGAGTGCCCGCCCACCTTCAACACCGACCCGGCCCAGGTCGTCGGCCTGATCGCGGGCGGCCCGCAGGCCATGGTCACCTCGGTCGAGGGCGCCGAGGACTCGCGCGAACTGGCCCGCCGGGACCTGGCGGCGCTGGGGCTCGGCCCCGACGACACCGTCGTGGGGATCTCCGCCTCCGGCCGGACCCCGTACGCCATCGGCGCGGTCGAGCACGCCCGCGCGCTCGGCGCCCTGACCGTCGGACTCGCCTGCAACGAGCACAGCGCCCTGGCGGCCGCCGCCGAGCACGGCATCGAGGTCGTGGTCGGCCCCGAGCTGATCACCGGCTCGACCCGGCTGAAGGCCGGCACCGCGCAGAAGCTGGTGCTCAACATGCTGTCGACGATCACGATGGTCCGCCTGGGCAAGACCTACGGGAACCTGATGGTCGACGTGCGCGCCTCCAACGACAAGCTGCGGGCCCGCTCCCGCCGGATCGTCGCGCTGGCCACCGGAGCCCCCGAGGAGGAGATCGAGAAGGCGCTCACCGAGTCGGGCGGCGAGGTGAAGAACGCGATCCTCGCCCTCCTCACCGGTGTCGACGGCCCGACGGCCGCCCGCCTTCTGGAGGACTCCGGCGGCCATCTGCGCGCCGCGCTGGCCGCGGCGGCCACCTGA
- a CDS encoding PTS transporter subunit EIIC — protein MRNDPASTAAAVLARAGGPGNVTSVAHCMTRLRLGVAEPAAVDAEGLRALPGVLGVVTDGAGVQIVLGPGVVEEVTARAEALVREAGPAPARPAGPDAGAGAGAGAAAPRPEATPVKALLRRVANVFVPLIPALIGCGVLAGLNGLLLNSGLLPALTPALTAVASGFMALIAVFVGHNTAKEFGGTPVLGGAVAAVVVYPGVAKVTAFGVHLVPGQGGVLGALAAALLATRVEKWCRGRVPGALDVLLTPTVTVLVSGLATLYGLMYAAGVVAAAIGVAADWLLATTGPAAGLILGGLFLPLVMLGLHQALIPIHTTLIAQQGYTVLLPLLAMAGAGQVGAALAVYVRLRHDVPLRTTIRSALPAGLLGVGEPLIYGVSLPLGRPFVTACAGGAAGGAFVGFFAMLGDKVGATAIGPSGWALFPLLAGNRGPLTAAAVYGGGLLTGYAVGFAATYLFGFTDRSRTATPA, from the coding sequence GTGCGCAACGACCCCGCCTCCACCGCAGCCGCCGTCCTCGCCCGGGCCGGCGGCCCCGGGAACGTCACGTCCGTCGCCCACTGCATGACCCGGCTCCGCCTCGGCGTCGCCGAACCGGCGGCGGTCGACGCGGAGGGGCTGCGCGCACTGCCCGGGGTGCTCGGGGTGGTGACGGACGGCGCCGGCGTGCAGATCGTGCTGGGTCCTGGGGTGGTCGAGGAGGTCACGGCACGCGCCGAGGCCCTGGTACGGGAGGCCGGTCCCGCGCCCGCGCGGCCGGCCGGCCCGGACGCCGGGGCGGGCGCCGGGGCGGGCGCTGCGGCTCCCCGGCCCGAGGCGACGCCGGTCAAGGCCCTGCTGCGCCGCGTCGCGAACGTCTTCGTCCCGCTCATCCCCGCCCTGATCGGCTGCGGTGTCCTCGCGGGCCTGAACGGTCTGCTGCTCAACTCCGGCCTGCTGCCCGCCCTCACCCCGGCGCTGACCGCCGTCGCCTCCGGCTTCATGGCGCTGATCGCCGTGTTCGTCGGGCACAACACGGCCAAGGAGTTCGGCGGTACGCCGGTGCTCGGTGGCGCGGTGGCGGCCGTGGTCGTGTACCCGGGCGTGGCCAAGGTGACGGCGTTCGGGGTGCACCTGGTGCCGGGCCAGGGCGGGGTGCTCGGCGCGCTCGCGGCGGCGCTGCTGGCCACGCGGGTGGAGAAGTGGTGCCGGGGCCGGGTGCCCGGTGCGCTGGACGTCCTCCTCACCCCCACGGTGACCGTCCTGGTCTCCGGCCTGGCCACTCTGTACGGCCTGATGTACGCGGCCGGGGTGGTCGCCGCCGCCATCGGCGTGGCGGCGGACTGGCTGCTGGCCACGACCGGGCCCGCCGCCGGGCTCATCCTCGGCGGCCTGTTCCTGCCCCTGGTCATGCTGGGCCTGCACCAGGCCCTCATCCCCATCCACACCACGCTCATCGCCCAGCAGGGCTACACGGTCCTGCTGCCCCTCCTCGCCATGGCGGGCGCGGGCCAGGTGGGCGCGGCGCTCGCGGTCTACGTCCGGCTGCGCCACGACGTCCCGCTGCGCACGACGATCCGCTCGGCGCTCCCGGCCGGGCTGCTGGGCGTGGGCGAGCCGCTGATCTACGGGGTCTCGCTGCCGCTGGGCCGCCCGTTCGTGACCGCCTGTGCGGGCGGGGCGGCGGGCGGGGCCTTCGTCGGCTTCTTCGCGATGCTCGGCGACAAGGTGGGGGCGACGGCCATCGGCCCGTCGGGCTGGGCACTGTTCCCCCTGCTCGCGGGCAACCGCGGCCCCCTGACGGCGGCGGCCGTCTACGGCGGCGGCCTGCTCACCGGATACGCGGTCGGCTTCGCGGCGACGTACCTCTTCGGCTTCACCGACCGCTCCCGCACGGCGACGCCGGCGTGA
- a CDS encoding NADH:flavin oxidoreductase: MTVTPPATSRAAQILSRPIALNGLTVPNRIVMAPMTRMFSPGGVPGEDVRSYYARRAAAGVGLIVTEGTYVGHDSAGNSGRVPRFHGEEQLAGWAKVAEDVHAAGGTIVPQLWHIGMVREQGQNPFPDAPAMGPSGLVTAGAEATGKAMTQQDLDDVIGAFARAAADAERIGFDGVEIHGAHGYLLDQFLWEGTNRRTDAYGGDPVARAKFSAEIVAAVRAAVSPEFPVIFRYSQWKQQDYTARLAETPEELEAILTPLAAAGVDVFHASTRRYWLPEFDGSDLNLAGWTKKLTGKPVITVGSVGLDGDFTGAFQGQGSPVKGIDNLLDRMESDEFDMVAVGRALLQDPDWAAKVLADRFEDLKPYDAAALKTLS, from the coding sequence GTGACCGTCACGCCTCCCGCCACCTCCCGCGCGGCCCAGATCCTCTCCCGTCCGATCGCGCTGAACGGGCTCACGGTGCCCAACCGGATCGTCATGGCGCCCATGACCCGGATGTTCTCGCCGGGCGGCGTACCCGGTGAGGACGTGCGGTCGTACTACGCGCGCCGTGCCGCCGCCGGTGTCGGGCTGATCGTCACCGAGGGCACGTACGTGGGCCACGACTCCGCCGGGAACAGCGGTCGCGTCCCGCGGTTCCACGGGGAGGAGCAGCTCGCGGGCTGGGCGAAGGTGGCCGAGGACGTGCACGCGGCCGGCGGCACGATCGTCCCGCAGCTCTGGCACATCGGCATGGTCCGCGAGCAGGGCCAGAACCCCTTCCCCGACGCCCCCGCGATGGGCCCCTCCGGTCTCGTCACCGCGGGCGCCGAGGCCACCGGCAAGGCGATGACCCAGCAGGACCTCGACGACGTCATCGGCGCGTTCGCCCGGGCCGCCGCCGACGCCGAGCGCATCGGGTTCGACGGCGTGGAGATCCACGGCGCCCACGGCTACCTCCTCGACCAGTTCCTCTGGGAGGGCACCAACCGCCGTACCGACGCCTACGGCGGTGACCCCGTCGCCCGGGCGAAGTTCTCCGCGGAGATCGTCGCGGCGGTCCGCGCTGCCGTGTCCCCCGAGTTCCCGGTGATCTTCCGCTACTCCCAGTGGAAGCAGCAGGACTACACCGCCCGGCTCGCCGAGACCCCCGAGGAGCTGGAGGCCATACTCACCCCGCTGGCCGCCGCGGGCGTCGACGTCTTCCACGCCTCCACCCGCCGCTACTGGCTGCCCGAGTTCGACGGCTCCGACCTGAACCTCGCGGGCTGGACGAAGAAGCTGACCGGCAAGCCCGTCATCACCGTCGGCTCGGTCGGCCTCGACGGCGACTTCACCGGCGCCTTCCAGGGCCAGGGATCCCCGGTCAAGGGGATCGACAACCTGCTGGACCGCATGGAGTCCGACGAGTTCGACATGGTCGCCGTCGGCCGCGCCCTGCTCCAGGACCCGGACTGGGCGGCCAAGGTGCTCGCCGACCGCTTCGAGGACCTCAAGCCCTACGACGCCGCCGCGCTGAAGACCCTGAGCTGA
- a CDS encoding helix-turn-helix domain-containing protein: MPGPKDLDPSSSPRALLGAELRHARERKGLSQDQLGHRLFVSGSFIGQLEAGTRRMQPDCARMLDEALETDGFFQRNCGAAAKSKFEEHFEAVAEAEAQATAIREYTPLLIPGLLQTRAYAQAVNRAHDPMAPEETIEEWTEGRMERVRLLDHPTKPLLWAVLDEASLRRETGGRAVMAEVLRHVAGLARRNRAIVQVLPFSAGAHAAMQSDLKLMEFADAPPLVYHEGVRTGRVEDDPATVAHLRFRYDLLVASALSRDKSLALLEALAEDYAHEEHP, from the coding sequence ATGCCGGGACCGAAGGACCTCGACCCGTCGTCGTCACCGCGCGCCTTGCTGGGCGCCGAGTTACGGCACGCCCGTGAGCGGAAGGGGCTGAGTCAGGACCAGTTGGGCCATCGGCTGTTCGTGAGCGGGTCCTTCATCGGGCAACTGGAGGCGGGAACACGACGGATGCAGCCGGACTGCGCGCGCATGCTGGACGAAGCACTGGAGACGGACGGCTTCTTCCAACGGAACTGCGGGGCGGCGGCCAAGTCGAAGTTCGAGGAGCACTTCGAGGCGGTGGCGGAGGCCGAGGCTCAAGCCACCGCGATCAGGGAGTACACCCCACTCCTGATCCCCGGGCTGCTGCAGACGCGCGCGTACGCACAGGCCGTGAACCGCGCGCACGACCCGATGGCACCGGAGGAGACCATCGAGGAGTGGACGGAAGGCCGGATGGAGCGGGTCCGTCTGCTCGACCATCCAACAAAGCCGCTGTTGTGGGCCGTGCTCGACGAAGCGTCGTTGCGACGGGAGACGGGAGGTCGGGCGGTGATGGCGGAGGTTCTGCGCCACGTCGCCGGGCTGGCCCGCCGGAACCGGGCCATCGTGCAGGTACTCCCGTTCAGCGCGGGGGCGCACGCGGCGATGCAGAGTGACCTGAAGCTGATGGAGTTCGCGGACGCCCCTCCGTTGGTCTATCACGAGGGGGTGCGCACGGGGCGGGTGGAGGACGACCCTGCCACCGTCGCCCACCTCAGGTTCAGGTACGACCTCCTCGTGGCCTCTGCGCTCTCGCGGGACAAGTCCCTGGCTCTCCTTGAGGCGTTGGCGGAGGATTACGCCCATGAGGAACACCCCTGA
- a CDS encoding DUF397 domain-containing protein — MRNTPDRDLSAAVWIKSSYSGGGNNCLEVATGHPTLVPVRDSKTPQGPRLSFRPQAWSAFVAGLKL, encoded by the coding sequence ATGAGGAACACCCCTGACCGCGACCTGAGCGCGGCGGTATGGATCAAGTCGAGTTACAGCGGTGGCGGCAACAACTGCCTGGAAGTCGCCACCGGTCACCCCACCCTCGTCCCCGTCCGCGACTCCAAGACCCCGCAAGGCCCGAGGCTCTCGTTCCGTCCGCAGGCGTGGTCGGCGTTCGTCGCGGGTCTCAAGCTTTGA
- a CDS encoding type II toxin-antitoxin system Phd/YefM family antitoxin, with protein MRTYPLAEARNQLGKLVGRVRHGQEHILITAYGRPAAALIPVSELEELQRLQDDAWPRSVAGPGHARGRYPPPEAGGTALGP; from the coding sequence ATGAGGACGTATCCGCTCGCGGAGGCACGAAACCAGCTCGGCAAGCTGGTCGGCCGGGTCCGACACGGCCAGGAGCACATCCTGATCACCGCGTACGGCAGACCTGCCGCCGCGCTCATCCCCGTAAGCGAACTGGAAGAGCTGCAGCGACTGCAGGACGATGCCTGGCCCCGCTCCGTGGCCGGCCCCGGACACGCCCGAGGGCGGTACCCCCCGCCAGAAGCTGGGGGTACCGCCCTCGGTCCGTAG
- the groL gene encoding chaperonin GroEL (60 kDa chaperone family; promotes refolding of misfolded polypeptides especially under stressful conditions; forms two stacked rings of heptamers to form a barrel-shaped 14mer; ends can be capped by GroES; misfolded proteins enter the barrel where they are refolded when GroES binds) codes for MAKIIAFDEEARRGLERGMNQLADAVKVTLGPKGRNVVLEKKWGAPTITNDGVSIAKEIELEDPYEKIGAELVKEVAKKTDDVAGDGTTTATVLAQALVKEGLRNVAAGANPMALKRGIEKAVEAVSAALLEQAKDVETKEQIASTASISAADTQIGELIAEAMDKVGKEGVITVEESNTFGLELELTEGMRFDKGYISAYFATDMERMEASLEDPYILIANSKISSVKDLLPLLEKVMQSGKPLLIIAEDVEGEALSTLVVNKIRGTFKSVAVKAPGFGDRRKAMLGDIAILTGGEVISEEVGLKLENATLDLLGRARKVVITKDETTIVDGAGSSDQVNGRVNQIRAEIENSDSDYDREKLQERLAKLAGGVAVIKAGAATEVELKERKHRIEDAVRNAKAAVEEGIVAGGGVALLQASSVFEKLDLEGDEATGANAVKLALEAPLKQIAVNGGLEGGVVVEKVRNLAVGHGLNAATGEYVDMIAEGIIDPAKVTRSALQNAASIAALFLTTEAVIADKPEKAAAAAPGGMPGGDMDF; via the coding sequence ATGGCCAAGATCATCGCGTTCGACGAGGAGGCGCGGCGCGGCCTCGAGCGCGGCATGAACCAGCTCGCGGACGCCGTCAAGGTGACGCTCGGCCCCAAGGGCCGCAACGTCGTCCTCGAGAAGAAGTGGGGCGCCCCCACGATCACCAACGACGGTGTCTCCATCGCCAAGGAGATCGAGCTCGAGGACCCGTACGAGAAGATCGGCGCCGAGCTGGTCAAGGAAGTCGCCAAGAAGACGGACGACGTCGCCGGTGACGGTACGACCACCGCCACCGTGCTCGCCCAGGCCCTGGTCAAGGAGGGTCTGCGCAACGTCGCCGCCGGTGCCAACCCGATGGCCCTGAAGCGCGGTATCGAGAAGGCCGTCGAGGCCGTCTCCGCCGCCCTGCTGGAGCAGGCGAAGGACGTGGAGACGAAGGAGCAGATCGCCTCCACCGCGTCCATCTCCGCCGCCGACACCCAGATCGGCGAGCTGATCGCCGAGGCCATGGACAAGGTCGGCAAGGAAGGCGTCATCACCGTCGAGGAGAGCAACACCTTCGGTCTGGAGCTCGAGCTCACCGAGGGCATGCGCTTCGACAAGGGCTACATCTCCGCCTACTTCGCCACCGACATGGAGCGCATGGAGGCGTCGCTCGAGGACCCGTACATCCTCATCGCGAACTCCAAGATCAGCTCCGTCAAGGACCTGCTCCCGCTGCTGGAGAAGGTCATGCAGTCGGGCAAGCCGCTGCTGATCATCGCCGAGGACGTCGAGGGCGAGGCCCTGTCGACCCTGGTCGTGAACAAGATCCGCGGCACCTTCAAGTCCGTCGCCGTCAAGGCCCCGGGCTTCGGCGACCGCCGCAAGGCCATGCTCGGCGACATCGCCATCCTCACGGGCGGCGAGGTCATCTCCGAGGAGGTCGGCCTCAAGCTGGAGAACGCGACCCTGGACCTCCTGGGCCGCGCCCGCAAGGTCGTCATCACCAAGGACGAGACCACCATCGTCGACGGTGCCGGTTCCTCGGACCAGGTCAACGGCCGGGTGAACCAGATCCGCGCCGAGATCGAGAACAGCGACTCGGACTACGACCGCGAGAAGCTGCAGGAGCGCCTGGCGAAGCTCGCCGGCGGTGTCGCGGTCATCAAGGCCGGTGCCGCCACCGAGGTGGAGCTCAAGGAGCGCAAGCACCGCATCGAGGACGCCGTCCGCAACGCGAAGGCCGCCGTCGAGGAGGGCATCGTCGCCGGTGGTGGCGTGGCCCTGCTGCAGGCCTCCTCGGTCTTCGAGAAGCTGGACCTGGAGGGTGACGAGGCGACCGGCGCCAACGCCGTGAAGCTCGCGCTCGAGGCCCCGCTGAAGCAGATCGCCGTCAACGGTGGTCTCGAGGGTGGCGTCGTCGTGGAGAAGGTGCGCAACCTGGCCGTCGGCCACGGTCTGAACGCCGCCACCGGCGAGTACGTCGACATGATCGCCGAAGGCATCATCGACCCGGCGAAGGTGACCCGTTCCGCGCTGCAGAACGCCGCCTCCATCGCCGCGCTGTTCCTCACCACCGAGGCCGTCATCGCCGACAAGCCGGAGAAGGCCGCCGCGGCCGCCCCGGGCGGCATGCCGGGCGGTGACATGGACTTCTGA
- a CDS encoding cold-shock protein, translating to MAQGTVKWFNAEKGYGFIAVDGGADVFVHYSAIQMDGYRTLEEGQRVEFEISQGQKGPQADMVRVTA from the coding sequence ATGGCTCAGGGCACCGTCAAGTGGTTCAACGCGGAGAAGGGCTACGGCTTCATCGCGGTCGACGGTGGTGCGGACGTCTTCGTCCACTACAGCGCGATCCAGATGGACGGCTACCGCACCCTGGAAGAGGGCCAGCGGGTCGAGTTCGAGATCTCGCAGGGCCAGAAGGGCCCGCAGGCCGACATGGTTCGCGTCACCGCCTGA
- a CDS encoding MoaD/ThiS family protein: MSVTVRIPTILRTYTGGQAEVAAEGATLAEVIESLEKNHTGIAARVLDDQGKLRRFVNVYVNDDDVRFEQGLQTATPDGAGVSIIPAVAGG; the protein is encoded by the coding sequence ATGAGCGTGACCGTTCGCATCCCCACCATCCTGCGCACCTACACGGGTGGCCAGGCCGAGGTCGCCGCCGAGGGCGCGACCCTCGCCGAGGTCATCGAGAGCCTGGAGAAGAACCACACCGGCATCGCCGCCCGGGTGCTGGACGACCAGGGCAAGCTGCGCCGCTTCGTGAACGTCTACGTCAACGACGACGACGTCCGCTTCGAGCAGGGGCTGCAGACCGCGACCCCCGACGGGGCCGGCGTCTCCATCATTCCGGCGGTCGCCGGCGGCTGA
- the thrC gene encoding threonine synthase — MAAQTVASTSNPVVDLGPAAALSCRECGHRVPLGPVFACEECFGPLEIAYDFSAYDTEELRRRIESGPANIWRYAPLLPVPADVADKPNINPGWTKLVKADNLARELGVTGGLYVKDDSGNPTHSFKDRVVAQALEAARAFGFTTLSCSSTGNLAGAVGAAAARAGFRSCVFIPHDLEQGKVVMAAVYGGELVGIEGNYDDVNRFCSELIGDPAGEGWGFVNVNLRPYYAEGSKTLAYEICEQLGWRLPDQIVVPIASGSQLTKIDKGLQELIKLGLVEDRPYKIFGAQAEGCSPVSTAYKAGHDVVRPQKPDTIAKSLAIGNPADGPYVLDIARRTGGAVEDVTDEEVVDAIKLLARTEGIFAETAGGVTVGVTRKLLKDGVLDPAKTTVVLNTGDGLKTLDAVAGTGLSATIRPTLDSFREAGLA, encoded by the coding sequence ATGGCTGCGCAGACAGTTGCAAGCACCAGCAATCCCGTCGTCGATCTCGGTCCCGCCGCCGCCCTCAGTTGTCGCGAGTGCGGCCACCGGGTACCCCTCGGGCCGGTGTTCGCCTGCGAGGAGTGTTTCGGCCCGCTGGAGATCGCCTACGACTTCTCCGCGTACGACACCGAGGAACTGCGCCGGCGCATCGAGTCCGGCCCCGCGAACATCTGGCGCTACGCCCCCCTGCTGCCCGTCCCCGCGGACGTGGCCGACAAGCCCAACATCAACCCGGGCTGGACCAAGCTCGTCAAGGCCGACAACCTGGCGCGCGAACTGGGCGTCACCGGCGGCCTGTACGTGAAGGACGACTCCGGCAACCCGACCCACTCCTTCAAGGACCGGGTCGTCGCCCAGGCGCTGGAGGCCGCGCGGGCCTTCGGCTTCACCACCCTCTCCTGCTCCTCCACCGGCAACCTGGCCGGCGCCGTCGGTGCGGCGGCCGCCCGGGCCGGGTTCCGCTCCTGCGTGTTCATCCCGCACGACCTGGAGCAGGGCAAGGTCGTCATGGCCGCGGTGTACGGGGGCGAGCTCGTCGGCATCGAGGGCAACTACGACGACGTGAACCGTTTCTGTTCCGAGCTGATCGGCGACCCGGCCGGTGAGGGCTGGGGCTTCGTGAACGTCAACCTGCGCCCGTACTACGCGGAGGGCTCCAAGACCCTCGCGTACGAGATCTGCGAGCAGCTCGGCTGGCGGCTCCCGGACCAGATCGTCGTCCCGATCGCCTCCGGCTCCCAGCTCACGAAGATCGACAAGGGGCTGCAGGAGCTGATCAAGCTCGGTCTGGTCGAGGACCGGCCGTACAAGATCTTCGGCGCCCAGGCGGAGGGCTGCTCGCCGGTGTCGACCGCGTACAAGGCGGGTCACGACGTGGTGCGGCCGCAGAAGCCGGACACCATCGCCAAGTCCCTGGCCATCGGCAACCCGGCCGACGGGCCGTACGTCCTGGACATCGCGCGCCGCACCGGCGGCGCGGTGGAGGACGTGACGGACGAGGAGGTCGTGGACGCCATCAAGCTGCTGGCCCGCACCGAGGGCATCTTCGCGGAGACGGCGGGCGGGGTGACCGTCGGGGTCACCCGCAAGCTGCTCAAGGACGGGGTCCTGGACCCGGCGAAGACGACGGTCGTGCTGAACACCGGCGACGGCCTCAAGACCCTCGACGCGGTGGCCGGCACCGGCCTGTCCGCCACCATCCGCCCGACCCTGGACTCCTTCCGAGAGGCTGGCCTCGCATGA
- a CDS encoding glucosyl-3-phosphoglycerate synthase, whose translation MLEEVERWLATRSWSVADRPLHRILAAKQRTGQSVSVVLPALNEEETVGDIVAIIRHDLVRQVPLVDEIVVVDSGSTDRTSEVAAAAGARVVHRDDILPRLPAVPGKGEVLWRSLLVTGGDIVCFVDADLREFSSDFVSGIVGPLLTDPHVDLVKAMYDRPLLTGPDGPGAGRTAGQGGRVTELMARPLLNMHWPQLAGFVQPLGGEYAARRSLLEQLPFPVGYGVELGMLVDALHLVGLDALAQVDVGVRKHRHQDGQALGRMAAAIYRTAQLRLARGHLLRPSLTQFERGADGFEPRTYSVDTEERPPMAEIAEYAHRRVA comes from the coding sequence GTGCTGGAAGAAGTCGAGCGCTGGCTGGCCACCCGCTCCTGGTCCGTGGCCGATCGCCCGCTGCACCGGATCCTGGCCGCCAAGCAGCGCACCGGCCAGTCCGTCTCCGTGGTCCTGCCCGCGCTGAACGAGGAGGAGACGGTCGGCGACATCGTCGCGATCATCCGTCACGACCTCGTGCGGCAGGTCCCGCTGGTCGACGAGATCGTCGTCGTCGACTCCGGCTCCACCGACCGCACCTCCGAGGTCGCCGCCGCCGCGGGCGCGCGGGTCGTCCACCGCGACGACATCCTGCCGCGCCTGCCCGCCGTCCCCGGCAAGGGCGAGGTGCTGTGGCGCTCCCTGCTGGTGACCGGCGGCGACATCGTCTGCTTCGTCGACGCCGACCTGCGGGAGTTCTCCTCCGACTTCGTCTCCGGGATCGTGGGCCCGCTGCTCACCGACCCGCACGTCGACCTGGTCAAGGCCATGTACGACCGGCCGCTCCTCACCGGCCCCGACGGGCCCGGTGCCGGCCGGACGGCGGGGCAGGGCGGCCGGGTCACCGAGCTGATGGCCCGCCCGCTGCTGAACATGCACTGGCCGCAGCTCGCCGGATTCGTGCAGCCGCTGGGCGGCGAGTACGCGGCCCGCCGCTCGCTGCTGGAGCAGCTCCCCTTCCCGGTCGGCTACGGCGTGGAGCTGGGCATGCTGGTGGACGCGCTGCACCTGGTGGGCCTGGACGCGCTGGCGCAGGTCGACGTGGGCGTGCGCAAGCACCGCCACCAGGACGGCCAGGCGCTGGGCCGGATGGCCGCCGCGATCTACCGCACGGCGCAGCTGAGGCTGGCCCGCGGGCATCTGCTCCGGCCGTCCCTGACCCAGTTCGAGCGGGGCGCGGACGGGTTCGAGCCGCGCACCTACTCGGTGGACACCGAGGAGCGGCCGCCGATGGCGGAGATCGCGGAGTACGCGCACCGCCGGGTGGCGTGA